The DNA window TATTATTAAGCGGATGCTTCCACAAGATAACCGCTTGCCTCATTCACATTATCATACAATGAAGATATTGAAGGATCTTGGGTTGGGGTACGAAAAAATTCATGCTTGTTCGTATGATTGTGCTTTGTTCTACAAAGAGCAtgaaggaaaagataaatgCCCTGTTTGTGGAGAGTCGAGATAGAAGAACAAGAAAGGCGTACATCAAGATGATGTCGGAGACAAATATCAAAAGAAGATTCCTCAAAAAGTTTTGCGTTACTTTCCGTTGAAGCCGAGATTACAACGTCTATACATGGCAAACCACACAGCTCGTACTATGACGTGGCACAAAGAAGAAAGAGTCGAAGATAGCGTAATGAGGCACCCCGCAGATAGTAGGGCATGGAAGGAGTTTGATTGTTTGTATCCTGAATTTGCTGAAGATCCTCGTAATGTCAGATTAGGTCTTGCTTCAGATGGGTTTAACCCAAACAATAATATGACTAAACAATACAGCATGTGGCCTGTCATAACAATTCCTTATAATTTACCTCCATGGATGTGCATGAAGAAAGAATTTTCTATGTTGCTCTATTAATCCCGAGGCCACAGGCTCCAGGTGCTCAAATTGATGTGTACTTACGGCCATTGATCGATGAGCTTTAAGTTGCGAGCAGCAGTAATGTGGACAATTAACGACTTTCCCGCTTATGGCAATTTGTCAGGTTGGAGAACCAAGGGTTATACAACATGTTCGGTTTGTAATGAAGATGTCACATCTTTGGGGATAAGGGCAAAATTTGTTACATGGGACATCGTCATTGGTTGCCAAACGATCACCCATGGCGTATGAGTACTTCAGCATTTGATGGAAGCATTGAATGTAGAGTTCGACCAAGAGAGTATTCTGGTGATGACCATTTGGCCCAATTGAACAAAATAACCGATTTTGGAGAGAAGGGTAAGCATCCAACTGTGATGGATGCTAGGAAAAGAAAGAGGATAGACCCCAAGGGCAAGACTCCCATGGATAAGAGTAGTTACAAGCCTATGTGGAgcaaaaaaaagtatatttttTGAGTTGCCGTATTGGTGAAAGCTGAAAATTAGACATAGACTTGATGTGATGCACATTGAAAAAAATGTGTACGATAGTATCGTTGGCACAATTTTGGGTGTAGAGGGTAAATCAAAGGATACAATCAAGGCACGACGTGATTGTATGGATTTGGGGTCAAGCGAAAGTTATGGTTGCAGTAGCAAGGGATAAGTATTTGAAGCATCATCCTTATCACACAATGAAGCCAACAGATAAGCGCGAATTCATGCATTTTTTGGCCTCAGTAAAATTTGTAGATGGTTATGCTTCCAATATAGCCAATTGTGTTAATGTTGAAACTGGAAAATTAACGGGTTTAAAGACACATGATTGCCATGTACTTTTACAGCGTCTTTTGCCCATTGGGATTCGCAAGTTCTTGCCACGAGAAGTTGTTGATCCAATCATGCATATATCAAGTTTTTTCCAACAATTATGTGCAAAATTTGTCAAAATTCCTGATATGGAGAGGTTGGAAGATGAAATTGTTCTCACTCTATGCAAGCTTGAACAAGTATTCCCTCCAGCCTTCTTCGATGTGATGATCCATTTGATGGTTCATGTGGCTTATGAAGTTAAGATCACGGGTCCCGTAACTTTTCGGTGGATGTATCCAATTGAAAGGTTACTTAAAATTTAAACATCTTTAATTTACTCattacttaaaatttaattaatcatatttATTCTTGGTTATATTATGCAGAATGATGGGcacatataaaaaatatgtgtGCAACAAAGCTCATCCTGAGGGATCTATAGCGGAGACATGCATTTCTAAGGAATCCCTTACTTTTTGTTCAATCTACCTCAAAAATGCAGAGACATCATTCAATCGATCTGATAGACATGATGACGGTGGTGTGCGAAATGAAACAATAGATGTGTTTGCACAGAGGGCTCGCCCATTTTTGTGGAGGTCGAGTAAAGTTATGTCCAAAGAAGATATTGAGGTGATTCAATGGTATATCTTGGAAAATTGTGAAGAATTGAAGGATTACATGGAGTAAGTTGGGCAATTATATTTTGTATCCAATTTCTGATCGAAATcctatctttaaaaaaaataaatgtttttCGGGGAGCATGCTAGACTATTGTTCTAACTTCATCAGTCGATGTGGAAGATCGACAGAGGAAGGAATTCCCATGTTGGTTTAAGCGATGAGTATGTAATTGATTTcatcaaaagattttttttctcattaggcttttttttttccgtatGAGTTATTGTCCTTACACATTGCCATATTTATTATTAGATGGAGGATTTACGAGATGAACGTTCCTCATTATACAATGTGGAATTGCTTGAGTTGGCATCAGGACCAATTAGATTTGAAACGTATATGGGTTGTGTTGTCAATGGAATCCAGTTTATCGGTGAGGCACGTGATGACAAAATGAGTACGCATAACAATGGGGTTTATGTCCCGGGATCATCGGAAACACAATCAATAGAATTTTATGGGAAGTTGATAGATGTTGTTGAAGTGCAGTATAGGCGATGCTGTATTGTGGTATTATTTAAGTGTCATTGGTATAACACAAATCCTGAAGTTAGAGGTAGTGTTAGATTCGATTACCAACTGAAATCGGTCAACACTAACACACGATGGTTTGAATATAATCCATACATCCTTGCAACACAAGCCCCACAAGTGTTTTATTTGGATGATACTAAGGCAGGGCATGGTTGGAAAGTAGTTCAAGAGATGACATATCGAAACATATGGGACATACCACACAAGAAGTAAGTGCAACCCAACATAGAACTATAGAAGTCGATGCTTATCAGGAAGATTCATCTTCGATATCACAAAGGACATCCCCAATAGACGATAGAAGGGTTGCAGCACCTGATGTTCGATTTGAtgtaaatttaatgaaatcttccctccaattcccttcaaatccctcttaattttttataaactatccaaacaagagaattaagAGGAACCTCTCTTTCatttcccttcccttcaaatccctcaatccaaacacactcttggagagtgtttggattgagggattttggGGGGAAGAGAAGGGGAGAGGATGGAagggaagaaaatgaaagaaataataatttttcatcTCTCATGTCTGgatggataaaaaaaaagaaggaagaaaattagtttaacttactaatttatccttaatttttatgttatgtgtaaaatatgtttttaatatataaaCAACTTGATAAGTtatccattccctccaaattactccattttggggaggaataattttgataaaaatttaataaaatcttgtctccaattccttccaaatcccttcccttaattttttttctaaactatccaaataagagaattggaaggaagctCCCTTTtcattctctccaaatccctcaatccaaatacacttTAAGTGTAGCTGGAAATATCAAtgtaagaaactaaaaaaagaaggaaaaaaaaaagcatgacTATACGTTATTTCTTAAGAAAAATTGGAAAACTTGGAGTataatatatttgaaatttgcaGTATTACGATATTCGGGAAGAGTGTGAGGGCCCTTATGCTATGACTTCTCAAAAATGGAGAAACTAATGAATGATGAATCAATAAAGAAATCCCTGGGAGTAGGTGCAGATATACACTTTGTTCCATGTAGCTCTACCATATTAGACAACATGAAGGGGGATttcataataaattatgaaGTAGGAATACCTGCACTACTTAAAAATGGAATCAAGATTCTTATTTATGTTGGAGATCAAGatcttttatgcaattggagaggTATAAGCCTCCGACGAAAGAGCTAAGGCTTAAGCTCGAGCTCGTAGGGTAAATGATTGATTTTCTATTATTTGATCTCTTTGTGTTGGATTAGGAAACTTGAAGGGGTCCGTCGAATGAAATGGGATGGCGAAGAAATCTTCGAAGAATTAAGACCTGTTGATTTTTTTGTCGATGGGGACAAAGTAGGGAGTTAAGAAGTCACAAAGATCTGTCTTTTATTAAGGTTAATAATTAGTCTCACAATTTGCGTAAATGAGTGCATGTTTGGTTTATAAATTTTAATCTAACTTGATTGTGCCTTAGATAAATCAAGCTGATCACATGGTATCGATGGATCAACCAAATGTAGCTCTACAAATGATAGATTCATGGATCCAAGACGTCAATACACCTCTCAAAGTAaacatggtttttttttgttggtaagtTATGGAAAATAGATGGTTTTGAGACGTGAACTATCATTCTTTTAGGTGATATTTGCCCCCACTATAATAGTTTACTCATGGGTTAATGACAAAAAACCCTCAAGATACAACAAAGTCAAAAACTTGTGGATTTCAAAACTAAAAGTTTCTCTAAGAGTTCCTTATTGTTGTTGTAGAGAAAGAGAGATCGGAAAGAAAGGGTTAAGAAATTGTTTTCTCAATATCTGCTAACTCTTATTTGTCTGAATAAAAACTGCTAAACTGCAGGTGTTTCTATCCAATAGACATGATTTTTCATGTCTCAAAAATTAAAGCCAATTTCCTTGCAAATTTCAATAATCGAACTTGGAAGGCGAGGAAGATGAATGGTCACTTTGGGGTTGACCCAAAAGGAACAAGAAAGTTAACTAGATCATCTTCAATCTCATATATTGTTGTTGTTCACAAGGAAAGTAGTAGTGGACATGTGATCCATCTTGTGTTTTTGCAAAGAGGGTCTAAAGCATGAGACTGATCGCTAGAAATCCAGTTACAAAGAGGTgacagagggagagagatgaaAGTGGATATTTTTAAGttgaatattaatttaaattgcCACTTGTCATTAGCTCATTTGTATGTGACATGTAATTTCCATATGcaattttgttttacacatAAAAAATGCATTTAACGATCAGACTGTCATGTATGCAATTTGCCTACCCAAGTGACTTATTTGACACAATTTCATCTTTCGATTAcgaaattaaaacaatttaacATTcaatgtgcaaattgaaacaagaACCATCTTTCAATGTGCAAAAGCGCAATTAACCCTATTTTGGAGAGATTGTTCTTTTCCGGCATACTTATGCACTCATCAGCTGTCCGGATTCATCCTAAACCTTCGCTTATGAATAGGCCCTTGCCTTGTCCGAGTCGAGTAATGCGGCTCTGATTGGGTACTATGTCTTCTAAAAGGCTGCCTTCTAGTGCGGTCATCAGAGTTAGAAGAATCAAACCTTCTCTCCTTGTCTGTTTCATATGATAATGGCTGAATCCCTTGCAAATCAGGTTCTGGAACAAACCAAATTGGCCTCTTTGATTCATCCATTTTTCTGAATGTGATTGATATTCTATGACACAGTAATAAACAGAAGTCATTTTTACCAATTGCAGTCACAACCAAGCTATagaaatataataaattttgactTGGTACCTCTTCGTGGGAACCGCAGGAACACAATGCTTCGCCACATCAGCCCCATTTCCATTTAGAACAAGAACAGACCTAGAAAAGAATAAATGCAAACTTCAAAGCCTTGAATAGCTGCAACCATGGTGCAGTAAGAAAACTTGGGAAATGTAAGGAAACACAAGACAACTACACAGACCAGCAGAATGTAAGTTTCCAAAAAATCATACTTACCCCACAGGAAGAGGAATAGCAATTGCACCAGCAAACTCTCCGGCATTCAAAATCTTTAAGTTTGACCCAAATATAATATTGCAATCACTAAGAAATGACACAGTGCAGAAGGGTCGGACGAAATCTTGGTTGTCAATGTGAGGAGGTATGCAATCCCCTTCTTCatagatgttcacaatgcaaCTGTCAGGTACACATGTTGGAGGAAGAACGTGCCACCTGACCAACCTTCTAATCATCACCTTGAAAAGAGAAGGCAAAGGGTCTATAGTTTCTTTTTGGAGAATGCCTGGAGGGTTGCCCATTTTATCCTGAGATCATCATATTCAAATTGTGAGCTTTGCACCCCTTTTTATAAATCTTATTGTCATCAAATGACCACATAAAGGTCAGATAACTTAGATTCAAAAAGCAACATGAAAATCACAAAGACGAGCAAATGGCATTGCAAACACCTCTACCATCAATCAATCATCCATCTAAccaataaaccaaaaaaaatattatgcacAAAGAAATTATTGGAAAAGAAGTCGAGAGGGTCTACAGTGGCATAATTGTAACAACAACCAAACTGGATGGTTACACGCCCATTGCCCCTCATCCACTTCTTGGGTGCTGAATAAGTCTGCTCTGCAAGAAAATTCAAGCAAACATGAGTAGAGTCCTCCTGACAggttaaacaaaaacaaaaagcatTTCCCTTAGAGATGCATGCCAAGATATAGAAGTATGCACAATTCTAAAAAGTTATGATCAGgattaatccaatatatttatTCTCAAATTTACCCTAGTACAAATGAAGTAACTTAAAGTACTAATTGGAACAATTAGAGTAAATGAATTTCATTTAAACAGAGGAATTTTCTTAAGATACCACACTAACTAATGAGACTATGAGCGATTCTTCATAAAGACTAACAAGAAGAGGAAACACTATTAATCAACAGTAAAAGCTAAAAAGCATATAAGAAGAACAGGAACTACATCACTCTCACAAAGAATATTTGCCACAGATGGTACTTGAGActaaaagaacccaaaaaaaaaaaagagtaacagagccaaaaaaaacaacaaaaaagccCACCTCAATCCACAATTGACGACGATCACAAAGACTCAAAGCAACGACAAGGCTCAAGATCTAAGTCAGTTCATTAACTTAGGATACACTGAAATGATAGGAACCCAACAGACAGTAGCTTGCACAGTAGAATGAGCCATTTATACAAGAAAGAGAGCAAGATGATTCTTGATTCAAGACATCAGTTGAATATTCATTGGTTAAAATGCTCTCCACATAAATAAATCGAAATTACCAGCATGTATTATGTTTCATATGTATCAACATGAAATAGAGAACTAAACTAATCGTTGATAATTGATTTAACACATTCAAAATATAACGCCGAAAATAAGAAAGTCTCATTAGGAAATTCACataataacattaaaaaaaaaaacagatagaCTAGCTAACTAACCTTTCAATTCCCCCCTATGGCCCTTCTCCTCAAGGGCATAAACTTCTTCAACTATTATTTTCTGTTCTGCAGCACTGAAAACGCCACTGTGAAGTTCAAGCCCCTCAAGAACATTTAAAGTCTTCCCTTTAGATCTCTCATAGCAAAAAtaatctttcttccttttcacatTCATGAACCGAATGTAATCTTCCTTTTCACCATCAAGTTCTACAATAATGTCAAAAAGTTGCAAAGTTAAAAATTCCTATTCAATAACAAGCATATTTAACAACCCCAAATTAGGGAAATAAATTCCAACTAAGAAACAGACTTCCTAACAAGATACCCTAACATACCCAACAGCaggaatacaaaaaaaaaaaaaaaaaaaagagaagaccaAACATAGTTTCTGAAGCAGAAGCAGAAAACATAATCTTCCACTAAAAATATACAACAGTGTTTTTTCTGTCtattggttgctaaaactaaacTTCATGACAAATGTatagaaatcaaaacaaaaatatgagaaagacggaaaaatacaaaaacatgCAAGCAATAATCCAAATCTCCTTGTCCAGCACAAGTTAAATTTTCTCGCCAAACAAACATAATCTAAAACAGTGTACAATACTATCAATTCAAATCCTAGGTCACCTAGGTCGAGAGAACGGATGCGGTCGGAGAGGATTTGAGTGCACTTGTGACACAAATCTTTGGAGAGGAAGGGAAGCCATGTCGTCAAGAATTCCAATGCGTCACGTAGGTCTGATGGCTGGTACTGCGTGAGGAATGGGTCATCCTTTCTGACCAGATCAAGATCGCCGGTCATTGCTGGGTTTACTCGTTTGTTGGCAAGTAGATTCGGTGGTGGTCATAACAACATAATTGCCTTTTTCATTGCATCTGTCTTTGCAGGCACATCATTGCCTTCAAGAGCTTCCTTGATTTCATTCGCAATAGCTGGTGTTCCTTTGTCAAAGTGAATGAGTAGTGGGCAAGATTTCTCCATTCTTGCTGGTTTGCTGGTGTTACATGTGATTTATATCAAGTCAATGACACAATAACAAGATAATGGTACCACAAGAAGTACAACTTGCGAATAAAAGTTATAAGAAATACACAATTCTAatgaaaataagcaaacaaaacaaCATAATCCTTTATATAAACCTTACAACTTCAGAATATAACATTCACCTCACAAGTCAATATTTATGATACATCATACATGCATCAACTTTGTTTAGCATAtgagaaaaggaaggaaaacaGAAAGGCTTTAAATATAGTATTATGAATATAGATGGTAACTGTCCCTGCATCCTCACCATTTCTAGACCCTGGGCTAAACATTCTGGGTATTACAGTTCAAAAATTACCATACCATCACTTCTGACATTTTTGCTATAAGAATCATAGGCGTAATGAAATAAAAACAATTATATATTCGGCATGCATAACTGATCCCATGCATTAGAAAGTCAGAATGATCAGTTACCCTGGCGTGCCAGGGTACCACATTAACATTGCCCGCTCTAAGTCAAGAAACAATGGAAATGTTTGTAAGACAATGCACGTTCAATTCTACACTGTTAAGTGCTAACAAAATGATATCAACCATTAAAGCGAACAACCAAAACCATCCTAACTTCAGATCCTCATTATTACTAAACAGACACATTATGGATCTGCACAATCACTAGCAAAAGGTAAGAActgaaaacacacacacattacgGATCTGCACAATCACCAGCAAAATATAGGAACTGAAAACACTTCTAACAATTATGTTGTTTCCTCGCAATAGATTTAAATTCTCCCATTTCAGATGAGAGAATCGACACTGAAACTCTACCATATACAGCTTCCCAACCAATCCAACCTACAAATGTAAATTCCTATAAAATGTTATGTTCTTGGCATCGTAGTTTACGTACGAGAAGTACCAAATACCAATCCCTAAAATTTTTGTGCACATGATCCAGGACGGCGGTTATAGATCAGAGATACGGAAGAAGTGTATCGGGATCGCTGAATGGCGCGTAGATCTAAAACAAAGTAGCTCACCTTTTCCCTCAAAATACCACCGAAAAGCTTGGAGGAGTCTATGGCTTAAGCGAAGAAGTGGATCGGAGGTCTTATATTCGTTACTGATGGTGAGATTTGGAAAGGTGGATCTTTATTCGTCAACATGAAGAAATGGTTCTGATTTGTAGTGGGTCAGTCATCAGAAGCCATGTATAAAGCCCATATATAAAAAGACCCACTCGAAAAGGGGTTATTTAACAAGCATATTGtttgaattagaaaataaaaacctatacttgggaaaaaaaggaataaaaaagcAAGGGGTTATCCTGTGGCATGAATCTAACCCTTAGCCTACCTGGTTAGGAGAAAACTTCACCTTTTGTGTAGCTTGGAGGTTCAAGCTTTATGAGCCTgtatataaaattattatttggCTTAGGGAATAACCCTTTATCTGGTTTACATCAAGTACATACACATTAACGGGAGAACAATTAGTCAGGGGTGTCACCAACATAAAGGGTCACCCTGCCTAACATTTTTGGAGGAATGAAAGAAGTCAGTTGTAACACCATTCACTAAAATAGATCTCGGGTTTGAGGGTAAACTTGAGCAAAAATAATATCACTCTATTTGGA is part of the Tripterygium wilfordii isolate XIE 37 chromosome 7, ASM1340144v1, whole genome shotgun sequence genome and encodes:
- the LOC120001736 gene encoding RNA demethylase ALKBH9B-like, which codes for MTGDLDLVRKDDPFLTQYQPSDLRDALEFLTTWLPFLSKDLCHKCTQILSDRIRSLDLELDGEKEDYIRFMNVKRKKDYFCYERSKGKTLNVLEGLELHSGVFSAAEQKIIVEEVYALEEKGHRGELKEQTYSAPKKWMRGNGRVTIQFGCCYNYATDKMGNPPGILQKETIDPLPSLFKVMIRRLVRWHVLPPTCVPDSCIVNIYEEGDCIPPHIDNQDFVRPFCTVSFLSDCNIIFGSNLKILNAGEFAGAIAIPLPVGSVLVLNGNGADVAKHCVPAVPTKRISITFRKMDESKRPIWFVPEPDLQGIQPLSYETDKERRFDSSNSDDRTRRQPFRRHSTQSEPHYSTRTRQGPIHKRRFRMNPDS